The following are encoded in a window of Pristis pectinata isolate sPriPec2 chromosome 1, sPriPec2.1.pri, whole genome shotgun sequence genomic DNA:
- the LOC127574698 gene encoding keratin, type I cytoskeletal 18-like codes for MSHGPVSGVGVGRVGFSLPSFNQQDELQGLNQRLANYINKVKRLETANKELDSKIKVLLAKRGTLSRGLGLVREAGAGHLQQMLLDPLSGSGRCCVAPDSSAYSLRCGSEFLRHLVSGRTPPWRFPASGGCLVNSFPFNVQDISMDNAGLTLQLDNCELASDDFKVKWQSELDLRQSVEQDLNGLRKILEETTWVVGKLEAQIEAMNEELGYLRKNHQEEVDDLRKQISNSNISVELEKSEEEDLGQVINKIREEYQALADQNKKEAEECYRKKFDAASLEVSKNNEALQAAKQNVTELRRQIKNLEVEHRTLGATIQSLEDTLQDTEDRVNMEVQTLNNTISSLEQQLAKLRADLTNRGVEVPDLLNTKMRLQAEIDTYRKLLEGDGLSQSDHLRSTPGTGEPRKNAKKVIIISQKLVDGRLFLRSKNQKKFWIENLGRIWGKTFKRFGANTLGRGLSGDPVCRVGRKGQLWTGEAGAIWVKEQRVWLYPRVPNASFSPKGAELLKSDPNTILSVTELISRVPLGNTCLVWDGILCGQGF; via the exons ATGTCGCACGGTCCGGTGAGCGGGGTCGGTGTGGGCCGGGTGGGGTTCTCGCTGCCGTCCTTCAACCAACAGGACGAGCTGCAGGGGCTGAACCAGCGGCTGGCCAACTACATCAACAAAGTAAAACGCCTGGAGACGGCCAACAAGGAGCTGGACAGCAAGATCAAGGTCCTGCTGGCCAAGAGAGGCACATTGTCCCGGGGACTGGGACTCGTACGAGAAGCCGGTGCTGGACATCTGCAGCAG atgctgctcgacccgctgagtggCTCCGGCAGATgttgcgttgctccagattccagcgcctATAGTCTCCGGTGTGGCTccgagttcctccggcacctTGTTTCAGGTCGGACCCCGCCCTGGAGATTCCCGGCGTCTGGGGGCTGTTTGGTTAATTCTTTCCCGTTCAAT GTGCAGGACATCAGCATGGATAACGCTGGTCTGACCTTGCAGCTGGACAACTGTGAGTTGGCGTCTGATGACTTCAAAGTGAA GTGGCAGTCAGAGCTGGACCTGAGGCAGTCTGTGGAACAGGACCTCAATGGGCTGCGGAAAATCCTGGAAGAAACCACGTGGGTCGTGGGCAAGCTGGAGGCACAGATCGAGGCCATGAATGAGGAGCTGGGTTACCTCCGCAAGAACCATCAGGAG GAAGTGGACGATCTCAGAAAACAGATTTCGAATTCCAATATCTCGGTGGAGCTTGAAAAGTCCGAAGAAGAGGACCTGGGACAAGTGATTAACAAGATCCGTGAGGAATATCAGGCCCTGGCTGACCAGAACAAGAAGGAAGCGGAGGAATGTTACAGGAAGAAG tTCGATGCCGCCTCCCTTGAGGTCTCGAAGAACAACGAGGCTCTGCAAGCAGCGAAGCAAAATGTCACCGAGCTCCGACGTCAGATTAAAAACCTGGAGGTGGAGCATCGCACCCTGGGAGCCACG ATCCAGTCCCTGGAGGACACCCTGCAGGACACCGAGGACCGGGTGAACATGGAAGTCCAGACCCTGAACAACACCATCAGCAGCCTGGAACAGCAGCTGGCCAAACTCCGGGCCGACCTGACGAACCGGGGAGTGGAAGTACCAGACCTGCTCAACACCAAGATGAGGCTGCAGGCGGAGATCGACACCTACCGGAAGCTTCTGGAGGGAGATGG ATTAAGTCAATCAGACCACTTAAGATCAACTCCAGGCACTGGAG AGCCGAGGAAAAATGCTAAGAAAGTCATCATCATTTCCCAGAAACTTGTGGACGGGAGGTTGTTTCTGAGAAGCAAGAATCAGAAGAAGTTCTGGATTGAAAATCTGGGCAGAATTTGGGGGAAAACATTCAAAAGATTTGGAGCTAATACTCTTGGGAGGGGACTGTCTGGTGATCCTGTCTGTCGGGTGGGGCGCAAGGGTCAGCTGTGGACTGGGGAGGCGGGTGCCATTtgggtgaaggagcagagggtgTGGCTGTACCCACGTGTTCCCAATGCTTCCTTCAGCCCCAAGGGGGCTGAGCTGTTGAAGAGTGATCCAAACACCATTCTCAGTGTCACTGAACTGATCTCACGGGTACCTCTCGGGAACACTTGCTTGGTTTGGGATGGCATTTTGTGTGGGCAGGGATTTTGA
- the LOC127569718 gene encoding keratin, type II cytoskeletal 8-like produces the protein MSRYSSQSLQRMPTLRTVPRSFTNNTMLLPEEPRVEVDAQGRAVRNQEKEDIKGLNNRFSELIGQVRRLEQENQVLQTRWELLQQGDTYKSNADKIVNLFCSKLKQQLSDLERERDRLKMQITQTQRMVDEFKQKYEDEINTRTTLENEFVILKKEVDESYFQKVELESKLEYLTNLIEFLKLLYAEEIQELQSQIQSTAVTLTVKNNRQLDMRNVIEDMKRQHADITARNKAEAEAWYQNMLQDLENDKARQNDDLRNTKNEAAELNRVLQRLKSDIDGLQNQRASLESNVVEVEDRGQMAIKDAKNHINDLQEALRKVKTDLADQAREHQELLNATMALDMEIATYRKLLDGEEERDGIPTSGTVRMVNTVAGPRTSSTRSQLRIN, from the exons ATGTCGCGGTACAGCAGCCAGTCGCTGCAGCGGATGCCGACCCTCCGCACGGTGCCGCGGTCCTTCACCAACAACACCATGCTGCTGCCGGAGGAGCCGCGGGTAGAAGTGGATGCGCAGGGCCGGGCGGTGCGGAACCAGGAGAAAGAAGATATCAAAGGGCTGAACAACCGCTTCTCGGAGCTGATCGGACAG GTTCGGAGGCTGGAGCAGGAGAACCAGGTGTTGCAGACCCGCTGGGAGCTCCTGCAGCAGGGGGACACCTACAAGTCCAATGCCGACAAGatcgtgaacctcttctgcagcaaACTGAAACAGCAGCTGTCTGacctggagagggagagagaccggCTGAAGATGCAGATCACACAGACGCAGCGCATGGTCGATGAATTCAAGCAGAAGTACGAGGACGAGATTAACACCCGCACAACATTGGAGAATGAGTTTGTGATTCTCAAGAAG GAAGTGGATGAGTCTTACTTCCAAAAGGTGGAGCTAGAATCCAAGCTGGAATACCTCACCAACCTGATCGAGTTCCTGAAGCTGCTGTATGCCGAG gagatccaggagcttcAGTCTCAGATCCAGTCCACGGCCGTCACCTTAACAGTGAAAAACAATCGGCAGCTGGACATGCGGAACGTAATCGAGGACATGAAACGGCAGCACGCGGACATCACCGCCAGGAACAAGGCCGAAGCTGAGGCCTGGTACCAGAATATG TTACAGGACCTGGAGAATGACAAAGCCAGACAGAACGATGACCTGCGCAACACCAAGAACGAGGCTGCTGAACTCAACCGGGTGCTGCAGAGGTTGAAGTCGGACATTGACGGGCTTCAGAACCAG AGAGCATCTCTGGAGTCGAACGTTGTGGAGGTGGAGGACCGGGGTCAGATGGCCATCAAGGATGCCAAGAACCACATCAACGACCTGCAGGAAGCCCTGCGCAAGGTGAAGACTGACCTGGCGGATCAGGCGCGCGAGCACCAGGAGCTGCTGAACGCCACCATGGCGCTGGACATGGAGATCGCCACCTACCGAAAACTCCTGGACGGAGAGGAGGAGAG